A stretch of the Papaver somniferum cultivar HN1 chromosome 6, ASM357369v1, whole genome shotgun sequence genome encodes the following:
- the LOC113286926 gene encoding ribosome biogenesis protein TSR3 homolog gives MGHNKPRRNKGHASNHRGQSSNLREFPSEDGNGESLPRDQDASTEEESVSTIQLAMWDFGQCDAKRCTGRKLSRFGLLKELRVTNGFAGIVLSPVGTQCVSKEDHPLMKRKGLAVVDCSWARLGDVPFVKLRCGAPRLLPWLVAANNVNYGRPCQLSCVEALSAALIICGEEDAANVLLGKFKWGHAFLSLNKELLKAYSQCNNSAEIISVQNDWLAKNAKAPKDNSQDADGGFEVSRTINESGSDYDSEDGLPPLEENLNHLALDDSEEESD, from the exons ATGGGTCATAATAAACCAAGAAGAAACAAAGGTCACGCTTCTAATCATAGAGGACAATCCAGTAATCTTCGTGAATTTCCTAG TGAAGATGGTAATGGGGAGTCTCTCCCGAGAGATCAag ATGCTTCAACTGAAGAGGAATCAGTATCAACTATTCAACTTGCCATGTGG GATTTTGGACAGTGCGATGCCAAGAGATGCACAGGTCGTAAACTTTCACGATTTGGTTTGTTGAAG GAGTTGCGCGTGACTAATGGCTTTGCTGGAATTGTTCTAAG TCCTGTTGGGACGCAATGTGTCTCAAAGGAAGATCACCCATTAATGAAGAGAAAAGGGCTAGCTGTAGTAGATTGCTCATGGGCCCGCTTGGGTGATGTGCCTTTTGTGAAGCTTCGTTGTGGTGCTCCTCGTCTCT TGCCGTGGTTAGTGGCAGCAAATAATGTAAATTATGGGCGTCCATGTCAGCTATCTTGTGTGGAAGCGTTATCTGCCGCTCTAATTATATG TGGAGAGGAGGATGCAGCAAATGTGTTGTTAGGCAAATTTAAGTGGGGTCACGCGTTCTTGTCTCTGAACAA GGAGCTATTGAAGGCATATTCGCAGTGTAACAACAGTGCAGAAATTATTTCCGTTCAGAATGATTGGCTTGCCAAGAACGCTAAGGCGCCAAAGGATAATTCTCAAGATGCAGATG GTGGATTTGAAGTATCACGAACAATCAATGAAAGTGGGTCTGACTACGATTCTGAAGATGGACTTCCTCCATTGGAAGAAAATCTGAATCACTTGGCCTTGGACGACAGTGAGGAAGAAAGTGACTGA
- the LOC113286924 gene encoding putative ABC transporter C family member 15 — protein MFDSIKGTADSNKEPLLRKTGEHSDSKREKVSPYSKATLLQQITFSWLTPLFKAGYKKALEQDDIPDIDIKDSAEFLSHLFSDSLQKVKERDHSTNNPSIYKAIFLLIRKKAAANAVFAVVNAGASFVGPYLINDFVAFLSQKKNYSVKTGYIIALAFLSAKMVEVIAQRQWIFGARQLGMRLRAALVSHIYKKGLHLSSQSRQKHSSGEIINLMSVDINRITDFIWFMNTIWMLPIQISLATYILYVNVGLGAYAGLAATLLMMACNIPITGTIQKSFQSKIMEAKDARMKATSEVLRNMKTLKLQAWDMKYLLKIENLRRIEYGWIWKSSRLFAVSSFIFWGSPALISAATFGACILLGIPLTAGKVLSALATFRMLQDPIFTLTDSLSAIVQARVSVDRVASYLQEDEIQEDAVISVPRETSEEVAIEIENGRFSWDPESRTPTLRGLQLTVMRGMKVAICGTVGSGKSSLLSCIIGEIPKIFGTVKVSGTKAYVPQSSWILTGNIRDNILFGNPYDQVKYERTVRACALTKDFELFQAGDLTEIGERGINMSGGQKQRIQLARAAYQDADIYILDDPFSAVDAHTGRQLFEECLMGILKDKTILYVTHQVEFLPSADGILMMQQGNIIQAGRFDELLKQNIGFELLVGAHTEALESINNVENSSEKAMSNSVETEIDSITTKAHILTGRHDSEQDLSLEIIGKAAGRLTQEEERETGSIGKDVYWSYLTLVWGGALVPLIILSQTSFQVLQIASNYWMAWASPITTDSKPVVDMKSMFLVYTVLSVGSAFCALARAYLVAMDGVLTSQKLFVNMLHSVLRAPMSFFDSTPTGRILNRASTDQSVLDLELPGKVGSCAFSIIQILGTIAVMSQVAWQVFVIFIPVMGICIWYQQYYTPTARELARLSGIQKAPYLHHFAESLAGAATIRAYDQEDRFMQTNLGLIDNESRPWFHNVSAMEWLSFRLNILSNLVFASSLVVLVSLPEGVINPSIAGLAVTYGLNLNVLQAAVIWNLCNAENKMISVERILQYSKLSSEAPLVIEKCRPPSNWPEFGKICFKNLHIRYAEHLPSVLKNINCTVPGRKKVGVVGRTGSGKSTLIQALFRTVEPKEGSIVIDDIDISSIGLHDLRSKLSIIPQDPTLFEGTVRGNLDPLDQFSDIDIWKALDECQLGDLIRAKEEKLDSPVVENGENWSVGQRQLFCLGRALLKRSSVLVLDEATASVDTATDGIVQKIITREFEDCTVVTVAHRIHTVIDSDLVLVLSEGRVVEYDTPAKLLEREDSFFSKLIKEYSMRSKDFNNLANA, from the exons ATGTTTGATTCAA TCAAAGGGACAGCTGATAGCAATAAGGAGCCGCTACTGCGCAAAACTGGAGAACATTCGGATAGCAAAAGGGAAAAAGTATCTCCTTACTCAAAGGCTACTCTTCTCCAACAGATTACTTTCTCTTGGCTGACTCCTCTGTTCAAAGCTGGATATAAGAAAGCGCTTGAACAGGATGATATCCCAGACATTGATATCAAAGACTCTGCAGAATTCCTCTCTCATTTATTTAGCGACAGTTTACAGAAGGTCAAGGAGAGAGATCATAGCACCAATAACCCATCCATCTACAAGGCAATCTTTCTATTGATCAGGAAAAAAGCAGCTGCCAACGCCGTTTTCGCAGTGGTCAATGCCGGTGCATCATTTGTTGGTCCATACCTGATAAACGACTTTGTGGCGTTTTTAagtcagaagaagaattacagcGTAAAGACGGGCTATATAATTGCACTAGCATTCTTAAGTGCTAAAATGGTTGAAGTGATTGCACAGAGGCAGTGGATATTCGGGGCGCGTCAATTAGGTATGCGTCTGAGAGCGGCTTTGGTATCCCACATATATAAGAAGGGTCTTCATCTGTCCAGCCAATCTAGACAAAAACACAGTAGTGGAGAGATAATTAACCTCATGAGTGTCGATATCAACCGAATTACAGACTTCATCTGGTTCATGAATACAATATGGATGCTGCCGATACAAATTTCACTAGCAACCTACATCCTATATGTTAACGTAGGCCTTGGTGCATATGCTGGATTGGCGGCAACCTTACTAATGATGGCTTGCAACATACCTATTACAGGCACTATCCAGAAATCCTTCCAGTCAAAGATCATGGAAGCCAAGGACGCACGTATGAAAGCTACGTCAGAAGTTCTTCGAAACATGAAAACTCTGAAACTTCAAGCTTGGGATATGAAGTACCTACTAAAGATTGAAAACTTGAGGAGAATCGAGTATGGCTGGATATGGAAATCATCGCGCTTATTTGCAGTCTCGTCTTTTATCTTCTGGGGATCCCCCGCATTAATATCTGCAGCGACTTTTGGAGCATGCATTTTACTTGGGATCCCACTAACAGCAGGGAAAGTCTTATCTGCATTGGCAACATTCAGAATGTTACAAGATCCTATATTCACTTTGACAGACTCGCTGTCAGCTATAGTGCAAGCTAGAGTTTCAGTTGATAGGGTCGCATCATACCTCCAAGAAGATGAAATACAAGAAGATGCAGTCATTTCTGTTCCGAGAGAGACGTCGGAGGAGGTCGCAATCGAGATTGAGAATGGGAGATTCAGTTGGGACCCTGAATCAAGGACTCCAACCCTCAGAGGATTACAGTTAACAGTGATGAGAGGGATGAAAGTTGCAATTTGTGGAACTGTCGGGTCAGGGAAGTCTAGTTTACTCTCATGCATAATCGGAGAAATACCGAAGATTTTCGGAACAGTGAAAGTTAGTGGGACGAAGGCATATGTCCCTCAGTCCTCCTGGATATTAACTGGAAATATAAGAGACAACATTCTCTTCGGGAATCCATATGATCAAGTCAAATATGAGAGAACAGTTAGAGCATGTGCATTGACAAAGGATTTTGAGCTTTTCCAAGCTGGAGACCTGACAGAGATAGGAGAACGAGGGATTAATATGAGTGGAGGTCAGAAACAAAGGATACAACTTGCACGAGCTGCTTACCAGGATGCTGACATATATATTCTCGATGACCCATTCAGTGCCGTTGATGCTCATACCGGAAGACAACTTTTTGAG GAATGTCTGATGGGAATCCTCAAAGACAAGACTATACTTTATGTGACACACCAAGTAGAGTTTCTCCCATCGGCTGACGGAATTCTG ATGATGCAACAAGGAAATATCattcaagctggaagattcgacGAACTTCTTAAACAGAATATTGGATTTGAGTTGTTGGTTGGTGCACATACGGAAGCTCTAGAATCGATCAATAACGTTGAGAATTCGTCGGAGAAGGCAATGTCTAATTCAGTTGAAACAGAGATAGATAGTATAACAACAAAAGCACATATTCTGACGGGTAGACATGATTCAGAACAGGATCTCTCTCTAGAGATAATAGGCAAAGCAGCTGGGAGATTGACacaagaggaagaaagagaaacaggAAGTATAGGCAAAGATGTTTATTGGTCATACTTGACACTGGTATGGGGTGGTGCATTGGTTCCATTGATAATCTTATCTCAAACTAGTTTCCAAGTATTACAGATAGCCAGCAACTACTGGATGGCATGGGCTTCTCCTATCACTACAGATTCCAAGCCAGTAGTAGACATGAAATCAATGTTCCTTGTGTATACAGTTCTCTCAGTAGGAAGTGCATTTTGTGCACTGGCCCGCGCATATTTGGTAGCTATGGACGGTGTTCTAACGTCACAAAAGCTCTTCGTCAACATGCTTCATAGTGTGCTAAGGGCGCCAATGTCTTTCTTTGATTCGACTCCAACTGGAAGAATCTTAAATCGA GCATCTACAGATCAAAGTGTGCTGGATTTGGAATTACCCGGGAAGGTGGGCTCGTGTGCTTTCTCAATCATCCAAATTCTGGGGACTATTGCAGTTATGTCGCAGGTCGCATGGCAAGTATTTGTCATCTTCATCCCAGTGATGGGAATATGCATATGGTACCAG CAATATTATACACCTACTGCAAGAGAACTGGCACGCTTATCTGGGATTCAAAAAGCTCCATACCTCCATCACTTTGCAGAATCACTTGCAGGAGCTGCAACAATCAGGGCATACGACCAAGAAGACCGTTTCATGCAAACGAACCTAGGACTCATTGATAATGAATCAAGGCCATGGTTTCACAATGTATCAGCCATGGAATGGCTCTCCTTCAGACTGAACATATTATCAAATCTTGTGTTCGCATCCTCATTAGTTGTGCTCGTGAGCCTACCCGAAGGAGTTATCAACCCAA GTATTGCAGGGCTAGCAGTGACATACGGACTCAATTTGAACGTACTTCAAGCAGCAGTCATATGGAACTTGTGCaatgcagaaaataaaatgaTTTCAGTAGAAAGGATATTGCAATATTCAAAACTAAGTAGTGAAGCCCCTCTTGTGATTGAAAAATGCAGACCACCAAGCAACTGGCCCGAGTTTGGAAAGATTTGCTTCAAAAACTTGCAC ATTCGATATGCCGAACATCTTCCATCTGTCTTAAAAAACATAAACTGCACAGTTCCAGGAAGAAAGAAAGTTGGAGTCGTGGGAAGAACAGGGAGCGGAAAATCAACTCTTATACAAGCTCTCTTTCGGACAGTGGAACCTAAAGAAGGAAGCATTGTAATTGATGATATTGATATCAGCAGTATAGGTCTACATGACTTGAGATCCAAACTTAGCATCATTCCTCAAGATCCAACATTGTTCGAAGGAACCGTTAGAGGAAACCTCGACCCTCTAGACCAATTCTCCGACATAGATATATGGAAG GCTTTGGATGAATGTCAACTAGGTGATTTAATACGTGCCAAGGAAGAAAAGTTGGACTCACCAG TGGTGGAGAACGGAGAAAATTGGAGTGTAGGTCAAAGACAGTTATTCTGCCTTGGAAGGGCTTTGTTAAAGAGAAGTAGCGTTCTCGTTCTTGATGAAGCGACCGCATCTGTCGATACAGCGACAGACGGAATTGTGCAGAAGATTATAACTCGGGAGTTTGAAGATTGTACGGTTGTTACTGTAGCTCATAGAATTCATACGGTCATAGATAGTGATCTTGTTCTCGTCCTCAGTGAAG GAAGGGTAGTCGAATATGACACACCAGCTAAGCTACTGGAACGGGAGGATTCGTTCTTCTCAAAACTCATAAAGGAGTACTCAATGAGATCAAAAGAtttcaacaatttagcaaatGCATAA